Within Sporosarcina sp. PTS2304, the genomic segment GCTGATTTAATTGAAACATTCGGGGTAGAGGGCGCAAAAATTTACTTTCATGCGAATGAGGAAGCTATACGTTTCGCGCGGACGATCGCAACAGAACAAGAATTACAAGCTGCTCATTCCACACTATTTTCACAATCGAAGGAAGGTACTGAACGATTAATAGAAGAAAAGAAGGCCTATGAGGCAATTGGCATCCCTTTTACATTTGGAAATAAAGCAAACGACTTGCCATTCGATACGTCCCATACACTCACTATTTTCGACGAGGCACAAATTCATCCTGTACGTTTTGGTCAAAAATTAGCCCAACTTGCGAAGACTGCGGGAGCTCGTATTTTTGAACACGCACAAGTGGCGGCTCTGGATACAGATAGACATTTTGCTAAACTGGCTTCGGCCCATACAGTCAGCTATCGCCAGCTCATTATTTGCTCGCACTATCCTATTGAAGCACTCGAAGGGATGCAAATCTTAAAATTAGATGTTGAACGATCTTATATTGCAGCCGCAAAAACAGCTAGCTCCTTTACCCATCAGTATATGGCGGTAGATCATCCGAAACGATCCATTCGTACGGCAACTATAGACGGGCAATCTTATCTATTACTTTGCGCTGAGTCACATCCCGCTGGTGCGGAAAAAGAAACACAACTACTTTATGACCGACTCACGAATGATTTAAACACTTCATTGGAGTCCCCCGAAATAATTTATAAGTGGTCGGCACAAGATCCGTCAACACCGGACTTAGTACCTTATATCGGAGCGATATCTGATAAAACACCTGATGTCTATATTAGTACAGGATATCGCAAATGGGGATTATCCAACTCTTTAGTCAGTGCGCAAATTATAACAGATGCAATCACCGGTAAGCCAAATGAAGCTAGCGAACTGTATTCGCCTGGACGAACGGATTTTGGCGCTTTATTCAGCAGAGCGTTGTTGTTAACGGGACGTACTGTAAAAGAATTCGCCGGAGGACATATCGCTCGAACAGACTCCCCTATTTGTACCCATATGGGTTGCCGGACACGCTGGAACAAAGGGGATCAAACATGGGATTGTCCATGTCACGGCTCACGCTTCCGTGCAGACGGCTCTGTCTTAGAAGGTCCTGCGACGCAACCGGTTAACTTAGCATAAAAAAGACTATCCAGAAATCAGGCAATCGATTTCTGGACAGTCTACTAATTAAGAAAGTGCTTCAGTCAACACAGGCACAATTTGCTTTTTACGAGAGACGATACCTTTTAGCAATGCTGCATTATTCGCTAATGACACGTTAAATGCAGAGCTTGCACGTTCCGATTCATCCCCTAATGCAATCATA encodes:
- a CDS encoding FAD-dependent oxidoreductase, which translates into the protein MNESLWLATEYTRQNFSTMEQDLSCEVLIIGGGLTGLANAYSLAKQGKDVILLEKNSILQGATGNSTGKLTAQHDIVYADLIETFGVEGAKIYFHANEEAIRFARTIATEQELQAAHSTLFSQSKEGTERLIEEKKAYEAIGIPFTFGNKANDLPFDTSHTLTIFDEAQIHPVRFGQKLAQLAKTAGARIFEHAQVAALDTDRHFAKLASAHTVSYRQLIICSHYPIEALEGMQILKLDVERSYIAAAKTASSFTHQYMAVDHPKRSIRTATIDGQSYLLLCAESHPAGAEKETQLLYDRLTNDLNTSLESPEIIYKWSAQDPSTPDLVPYIGAISDKTPDVYISTGYRKWGLSNSLVSAQIITDAITGKPNEASELYSPGRTDFGALFSRALLLTGRTVKEFAGGHIARTDSPICTHMGCRTRWNKGDQTWDCPCHGSRFRADGSVLEGPATQPVNLA